From the Coregonus clupeaformis isolate EN_2021a unplaced genomic scaffold, ASM2061545v1 scaf3176, whole genome shotgun sequence genome, the window AAGgacctgctcccacacctgaCACTGGGGTTCCACATCCGGGACAGCTGTGACCACGTGCCTGTGTCCCTGAGAGGCTCTCTGCTGCTGGTCAACGGGCAGCCAGACAAGGGAGCAGGCTCCAGGGGTGCAGGTCAGGGTCCAGGCTCGGACTGTGCTGCTGTACGCAGGGCCGAGTCTCCTGTTATCATAGGAGACGCCGCCTCTGGGGTGTCTATGGCTGTGCTCAGAACTCTGGGCTCCTTTCACATACCCCTGGTGAGACTACCCGTGGCCTACCTAGGGTTACGTACATTGTGCTTTTATCATTGTGTAATCATCTTCTTATAGTTGATAAATGGCTTTTGATGGAGGTAGGGCCTTGGTAAAAGTAAGACTCATAATAGTAGCCGAAATGGAAATACCCTTAAAATATAGACGGCTTGAcgctactacatttacatttcaagaTTCTTACTGCAAATACTGTTACTTTGACAGGAGGCATACTATTTCATAACTTAAGACTACATTCgaaattctatacattttgtcaTGGAATTGCTTTCCTTGACTGCTATATGAAAATGAAGGGCTATATGCAATGCTTGAGTACATCTTACGGAGTGGACCTTTAacctgctgttctctctgctttggACTGGCTTGTAGATCATAATATACAGATaagggatcttaatttgatcactctttttgttgctgagaattgtcCTGCAGCGTAGGAAGTACAGATaagctttgtgatttacataaattcactgaaaacccacgttaacacacggttatattaacagtgTTGCACTTTTCATGTGGGCTAATTTGGGACATCTAATAGCCTGACTGcagatcaagcaacattatggactaaacgttgaaatcctgttgctgcaggattcttttgctgtgacaatactggtcaaattaagatcccacatctGTACTGTATTTTTACTTTGGCAGGAGACATGTTATTTCATATCttcaaaagttttttttttttttttttatcatgacATTGAGTACAGATATATCGTAAATATTAAAAGCTCTATGCAATGCTTGAGGACATCTTGCAGAGTGAACTTTGAACCTGCTGTTCCCTCTTCTTTCAGGTGAGCTACTTTGCGTCCTGCAGCTGTCTGAGTGACCAGAAGCAGTTCCCTACGTTCATGCGCACCATGCCCAGTGATGCCTTTCAGATACGCGCCCTAGCTCGCCTGGTACGCTACTTCCACTGGACCTGGGTGGGCGTCATCGGCGTGGAGTCTGACTATGCCCGCTTTGCCATCCAGTTGTTTCTACAGGAGTCCGTCCAGTATGGTGTGTGTGCTGCCTACGTCCACTTCTACCCAGTGGTCCTTACCCAGAAGGCTGTGGGGCAGCTGGTGGACACTATCCAGGTGAGTAAAGAAATAAAACTTAGGAGGTCTTAAAAGTACATGATTATACATTTTTGTTATTATTGTCATTGTTACCCAGGGCTCATCCTCCCGAGTCCTCCTGAATTTCTCTGGTGAGTCGGAGCTTCGGAGTATCCTCAGGGAGTGTCTGCAGCGGAATGTCACAGGGCTGCAGCTGATTGCCAGCGAGGCCTGGGCCACCTCCAAGTCCCTGTGGGGAGAGTTCGGAGATCTCCTGACGGGAACGCTGGGATTTGGGATACGGAAGGCTGATGTTATTCCCGGGCTCAAAGACTTTCTGACCAGACTGGGACCGTCCCACGGACGTCAGTCGGCTTTCCTGGCAGAGTTCTGGGAAGAGACGTTCAACTGTAGAGTGAACGGATCCTTAAACACCCACTCTCACTCTGCCAGTTACCTGGACAGAGAGCCCTGTAGCGGAAGAGAGGTCCTGGGGGATGTGTACACACCCTATGCTGATGTGAGCCAGCTCAGAGTGTCCTATAACGTGTACAAGGCTGTGTATCTCATCGCCCACGCCCTGCAACATATGACCAACTGTGTGGCTGGCCAGGGGCCTTTTATCAATGGCACCTGTGGGGACCCAACGCATGTTAAACCGTGGCAAGTGAGTCTATAGCTGAAGATACTCTGCTCAGTGTTGCTGAATAGATATCAATGCCTGTTTCTCATTCACACGCATGCAgatacacaaaacacacaccagTAGGTGGAGTAGAGTGTATCGTTTCTTGTCtcaccctctccactcctctctccccagctaCTACATTACATGAAGCAGGCGAAGTTTTCCACACTCGGGGAGGAGGTCAGCTTTGACCACAACGGTGACCCCATCGCTTCCTATGACCTCATGAACTGGCAGAGGGGGCATGATGGCTCCCTGCGATTAGTCAAAGTGGGGTTCTATGACGCCTCATTGGCCGATGGCCTAGAACTGGTCATAAATGACTCAGCGATTCAGTGGCCTGTGGGAAAGCAGGTGTGGCCTATATCACAGTCTAGGTGCTTGGTTCTACGTTTACTTCTCAGTCTGTTCTTTGTTGTCTTCTTAACGTCACTGGAGAATATCAAGTTGGCATTTTATAAACTACATTTGGCTAGTTTGAAAAGCGTTCTGAAACACTTTCCCTGCACACCCCTTATTACATGCAATCAGTATATCTGAGTGGTGCCACTGCCTCTGCCCCCCAGGCAACTCGCTCAGTGTGCAGTGACAGCTGTCCCCTAGGCACCCGTGTAGCCAGGAAGAAGGGGGAGCCTGTCTGCTGCTTCGACTGCATCCCCTGTGCTGAGGGGGAGGTCAGCAATCAAACTGGTGTGTTTTCCCTCATATCCCTCCTTTCTCACCAGTCATTGGTCAGAATTAAAGAACAGTGTTGCTATTccctattttctctctcctctctgtcagatTCTTTAAACTGCATACGCTGCTCTGACGTCACATGGCCAGACGAGGCTAGAGACCGCTGTGTTCCAAAGACCATAGAGTTCCTGTCCTATCAGGAGTCCATGGGTATCGTCCTGAGTGTGGTATCCATTCTTGGGGCCGGTGCCTCACTCACTGTCTTGGCGGTGTTCGTTGCCAACAGACACACTCCCATCGTCCGCGGCAACAACATGGAGCTGagcttcctt encodes:
- the LOC121566836 gene encoding extracellular calcium-sensing receptor-like, which produces MAHLSARLLLLGLLLWTSRVRSATAQEGCTFLGEEEMSSFYQEGDVVLGGLFPLHYSPVSSVTSFQWEPQQTTYEYFSSRALRWMQTMMFAVREINQRKDLLPHLTLGFHIRDSCDHVPVSLRGSLLLVNGQPDKGAGSRGAGQGPGSDCAAVRRAESPVIIGDAASGVSMAVLRTLGSFHIPLVSYFASCSCLSDQKQFPTFMRTMPSDAFQIRALARLVRYFHWTWVGVIGVESDYARFAIQLFLQESVQYGVCAAYVHFYPVVLTQKAVGQLVDTIQGSSSRVLLNFSGESELRSILRECLQRNVTGLQLIASEAWATSKSLWGEFGDLLTGTLGFGIRKADVIPGLKDFLTRLGPSHGRQSAFLAEFWEETFNCRVNGSLNTHSHSASYLDREPCSGREVLGDVYTPYADVSQLRVSYNVYKAVYLIAHALQHMTNCVAGQGPFINGTCGDPTHVKPWQLLHYMKQAKFSTLGEEVSFDHNGDPIASYDLMNWQRGHDGSLRLVKVGFYDASLADGLELVINDSAIQWPVGKQATRSVCSDSCPLGTRVARKKGEPVCCFDCIPCAEGEVSNQTDSLNCIRCSDVTWPDEARDRCVPKTIEFLSYQESMGIVLSVVSILGAGASLTVLAVFVANRHTPIVRGNNMELSFLLLLFLSVCFLIGLLFIGEPSDWLCRIRYPAFGVSFALCISCLLAKTMVVLMAFRATLPRNDVMKWFGPAQQRASVVLCTAVQGLICLIWLLTRPPYTNLNTGHLSSVIIIDCAMGSEVAFWCVLGYIGLLGCLCFILAFLARKLPDNFNEAKFITFSMLIFFAVWITFIPVYVSTAGKYTVAVHIFAILASAFGLLVCIFAPKCYIVMLRPEKNSRKHMMLKG